The following coding sequences lie in one Paracidovorax avenae genomic window:
- a CDS encoding TIGR03862 family flavoprotein, whose product MSSSSPSLPASGLPTCDVAVVGGGPSGLMAAEVMAARGLSVHVFDAMPSVGRKFLLAGKGGLNLTHSEPFDPFLERYGDRSGTLDAGLRAFGPDALREWARGLGVETFVGTSGRVFPVDMKAAPLLRAWLHRLRGMGVQFHMRHRWLGSEVAPEAAATGDDTPGPVALRFAAPAGEVQVQARAAVLALGGASWQRLGSDGAWVPWLEARGVAVAPLRPANCGFDVLGPGAPADASRRDFLQALLGRGAPPVGWTPHFAERFAGQPFKSVALHFTDSRGRSFHRRGEFVATASGVEGSLVYAASALLRDEIAAHGHATFHLDLLPDHTPERVEKEVRHPRGSRSLSSHLKSRLGLDGIKAAVLYEQLGKEGMQDARALAHAIKAVPVTVVACRPLDEAISTAGGVAFEAMDAHGMLAAWPGVFCAGEMLDWEAPTGGYLLTACMATGAVAGQGVLQWLQEEK is encoded by the coding sequence ATGTCGTCTTCTTCACCTTCCCTGCCGGCCTCCGGCCTTCCGACCTGTGATGTGGCCGTGGTCGGCGGCGGGCCGTCGGGCCTGATGGCGGCCGAGGTGATGGCCGCGCGCGGCCTGTCGGTGCATGTGTTCGACGCGATGCCCTCGGTGGGGCGCAAGTTCCTGCTGGCGGGCAAGGGCGGGCTCAACCTCACGCACTCCGAACCGTTCGACCCGTTCCTGGAGCGCTATGGTGATCGGTCCGGCACCCTGGATGCCGGCCTGCGCGCCTTCGGTCCCGACGCCCTGCGCGAGTGGGCGCGGGGGCTGGGCGTGGAAACCTTCGTCGGCACCTCCGGCCGCGTCTTCCCGGTGGACATGAAGGCCGCGCCGCTGCTGCGGGCCTGGCTGCACCGGCTGCGCGGCATGGGCGTGCAGTTCCACATGCGGCACCGCTGGCTCGGCTCCGAGGTTGCCCCGGAGGCCGCCGCTACCGGCGACGACACGCCAGGGCCAGTCGCGCTGCGCTTCGCGGCCCCGGCGGGCGAGGTGCAGGTGCAGGCGCGCGCTGCCGTGCTGGCACTGGGTGGCGCGAGCTGGCAGCGCCTGGGCTCCGACGGGGCCTGGGTACCGTGGCTGGAGGCCCGGGGCGTGGCGGTGGCGCCGCTGCGGCCGGCGAACTGCGGCTTCGATGTCCTGGGCCCCGGCGCGCCGGCCGACGCCAGCCGGCGCGACTTCCTGCAGGCGCTCCTGGGGCGCGGTGCTCCGCCGGTGGGATGGACGCCGCACTTCGCCGAGCGCTTCGCCGGCCAGCCGTTCAAGTCGGTGGCCCTGCATTTCACGGACAGCCGGGGACGGTCTTTCCACCGCCGCGGCGAGTTCGTGGCCACCGCGTCCGGCGTGGAGGGCAGCCTCGTGTATGCGGCATCCGCCCTGCTGCGCGACGAGATCGCCGCCCATGGGCACGCCACCTTCCACCTGGACCTGCTGCCGGACCACACGCCCGAGCGCGTGGAAAAGGAAGTGCGGCATCCGCGCGGCTCGCGCAGCCTGAGCAGCCACCTCAAGAGCCGCCTCGGGCTCGACGGCATCAAGGCCGCGGTGCTGTATGAACAGCTGGGCAAGGAAGGCATGCAGGATGCCCGGGCGCTCGCGCACGCCATCAAGGCCGTGCCAGTGACCGTGGTGGCCTGCCGGCCGCTGGACGAGGCCATCAGCACGGCCGGGGGGGTCGCATTCGAGGCGATGGACGCGCACGGCATGCTCGCGGCCTGGCCGGGCGTGTTCTGCGCGGGAGAGATGCTGGACTGGGAAGCCCCGACGGGTGGCTACCTGCTCACCGCCTGCATGGCCACCGGCGCGGTGGCGGGGCAGGGCGTTCTGCAATGGCTGCAGGAAGAGAAATGA
- a CDS encoding methyl-accepting chemotaxis protein produces MDRNTPWLARMGIARRLGLLIGFALLGIALITAVLLASERKLIMEERQAGVRQTVEVAHSLVARYHALAAEGKVSDAQARQMAMDALRAMRYSGSEYLWINDMGPVMLMHPIRPELEGKNLADNKDPTGKHLFVAFVDMVRQSGAGFVPYLWPKPGATEPVPKISYVKGFAPWGWVIGSGVYVDTVASTVNARILRFGLGSLVLAGLLLALGLLIARSLVRELGGEPGEALRISEAIAQGHLAQPIALKPGDQSSVLHGLERMRQSIAHIVAEVRSGTQSINTASAEIAAGNNDLSARTEQQAGALQQTAASMEQLTSTVRQNADNARHAAQLAGSTSEVAQRGGAMVGQMVSTMGAVTDSSRRIVDIIGVIDGIAFQTNILALNAAVEAARAGEQGRGFAVVASEVRSLAQRSASAAKEIKQLIDTSVQQVGESSRLVNQAGTTMGEVVESVQQVARLIQEIASANQEQAAGIDQVNQAVAHMDQATQQNAALVEEATAAAQSLTTQASRLEQLVGVFRITATADGNLPGGVPGIGYNPT; encoded by the coding sequence CACGCCTTGGCTCGCCCGCATGGGCATCGCACGCCGCCTGGGCCTGCTGATCGGCTTCGCCCTGCTGGGTATCGCGCTGATCACCGCCGTACTGCTGGCCTCCGAGCGGAAACTCATCATGGAGGAACGCCAGGCCGGCGTGCGGCAGACGGTGGAAGTCGCCCACAGCCTCGTCGCCCGCTACCACGCCCTCGCCGCGGAGGGCAAGGTCAGCGATGCCCAGGCCCGGCAGATGGCCATGGACGCCCTGCGCGCCATGCGCTACAGCGGCAGCGAGTACCTGTGGATCAACGACATGGGGCCGGTCATGCTCATGCACCCCATCCGCCCCGAGCTGGAAGGCAAAAACCTGGCGGACAACAAGGATCCGACCGGCAAGCACCTGTTCGTGGCTTTCGTGGACATGGTCCGGCAAAGCGGCGCGGGCTTCGTCCCCTACCTGTGGCCCAAGCCCGGCGCCACCGAGCCGGTGCCGAAAATCTCGTACGTCAAGGGCTTCGCCCCCTGGGGCTGGGTGATCGGCTCCGGCGTGTACGTGGACACGGTGGCCTCCACGGTGAATGCGCGCATCCTGCGCTTCGGCCTGGGCTCGCTGGTGCTGGCCGGACTGCTGCTGGCGCTGGGCCTGCTGATAGCGCGCAGCCTGGTGCGCGAACTCGGCGGCGAGCCCGGCGAAGCCCTGCGCATCAGCGAGGCCATCGCGCAGGGCCACCTCGCCCAGCCGATCGCCCTCAAGCCGGGCGACCAGTCCAGCGTGCTGCACGGGCTGGAGCGCATGCGCCAGAGCATTGCCCACATCGTGGCCGAGGTGCGGTCCGGCACCCAGTCGATCAACACCGCATCGGCCGAGATCGCGGCCGGCAACAACGACCTGTCCGCCCGCACCGAGCAGCAGGCCGGGGCCCTGCAGCAGACGGCCGCCTCGATGGAACAGCTCACCAGCACCGTGCGCCAGAACGCCGACAACGCCCGCCACGCGGCGCAGCTGGCGGGCTCCACGTCCGAGGTGGCGCAGCGCGGAGGCGCGATGGTGGGGCAGATGGTCAGCACCATGGGCGCGGTGACCGATTCCTCCCGGCGCATCGTGGACATCATCGGCGTGATCGACGGCATCGCATTCCAGACCAACATCCTGGCGCTGAACGCCGCCGTGGAAGCGGCCCGGGCCGGCGAGCAGGGCCGCGGCTTCGCGGTGGTCGCCAGCGAGGTGCGCAGCCTGGCCCAGCGCTCGGCCTCGGCCGCGAAGGAGATCAAGCAGCTGATCGACACGTCGGTGCAGCAGGTGGGCGAAAGCTCCCGCCTGGTGAACCAGGCCGGCACGACCATGGGCGAGGTGGTGGAGAGCGTGCAGCAGGTGGCGCGCCTGATCCAGGAGATCGCCTCCGCCAACCAGGAGCAGGCCGCCGGCATCGACCAGGTGAACCAGGCCGTGGCCCACATGGACCAGGCCACCCAGCAGAATGCCGCGCTGGTGGAAGAGGCCACCGCCGCGGCCCAGTCCCTGACCACCCAGGCCTCGCGGCTGGAGCAATTGGTGGGCGTTTTCCGAATCACGGCCACCGCGGACGGGAATTTGCCCGGAGGCGTTCCCGGCATTGGGTACAATCCGACGTGA